In Proteus vulgaris, one DNA window encodes the following:
- a CDS encoding patatin-like phospholipase family protein, with protein sequence MGKYVPVTLNNITALEFQSSLPQGKVALVCEGGGQRGIFTAGVLDEFMRSQFDPFDILLGVSAGAQNLSAFACGQRGYARKIINRYTTNNQFFNPIRFVRGGNLLDLDWYIETTAKEMPLDMPTALRRFDTGREFYMVASRSDNFQANYFQPDELTWLDIIKASSAIPAFYRNGVLFHDVVYHDGGISDAIPVREAYRRGCRTIVVVRTVPSEYQYTTEWVDRMGKWFENSRLQRFMAMAQVHIETYTETLKFIQSPPEDVVVIEIYPPTTLQSSALGSRLNALNHDYHVGRRCGRYFLATIGQHFSKKKFKQHDKKIFSLFEQEAKADKAEDASIIQQGTRSVHPDVRQV encoded by the coding sequence ATGGGGAAGTATGTACCTGTCACATTAAATAATATTACAGCACTCGAATTTCAATCATCTCTACCACAAGGTAAAGTCGCTTTAGTCTGTGAAGGTGGAGGTCAACGTGGGATCTTTACCGCAGGTGTTCTTGATGAATTTATGCGTTCACAATTCGATCCCTTCGATATTTTGCTTGGGGTGTCTGCGGGTGCACAAAATTTATCCGCTTTTGCCTGTGGCCAGCGTGGCTATGCACGTAAAATTATTAATCGTTATACAACTAATAATCAATTTTTTAATCCCATCCGATTTGTTCGTGGTGGTAATTTATTAGATTTAGATTGGTATATAGAAACGACAGCAAAAGAAATGCCTCTTGATATGCCAACGGCATTACGGCGTTTTGACACTGGCCGTGAATTTTATATGGTAGCCAGTCGTTCTGATAATTTCCAAGCAAATTATTTTCAACCAGATGAGCTAACTTGGCTTGATATTATCAAAGCATCTAGTGCAATTCCTGCTTTTTATCGTAATGGTGTTTTATTCCATGATGTTGTCTATCATGACGGCGGAATAAGTGATGCTATTCCAGTCAGGGAAGCTTATCGGCGGGGGTGTCGTACTATTGTTGTTGTGCGCACGGTTCCTTCTGAATATCAATATACAACTGAGTGGGTTGATCGCATGGGTAAATGGTTCGAAAATAGCCGTTTGCAACGTTTTATGGCGATGGCTCAAGTTCATATTGAAACCTATACCGAAACACTTAAATTTATTCAATCGCCTCCAGAAGATGTTGTGGTTATCGAAATCTATCCACCAACGACATTACAATCGAGTGCATTAGGTAGTCGTTTAAATGCATTAAATCATGATTATCATGTAGGTAGACGCTGTGGACGCTATTTTTTAGCAACAATAGGTCAGCATTTTTCTAAGAAAAAATTCAAACAGCATGATAAAAAAATCTTTAGCTTATTTGAGCAAGAAGCAAAGGCAGATAAAGCGGAGGATGCTTCTATTATTCAACAAGGAACAAGAAGTGTGCACCCTGATGTAAGGCAGGTTTAA
- a CDS encoding BON domain-containing protein produces MKQYKTFKLALFMSMGLAFVSMGASAEVSWYSEINSGTNNTGYAISDTAISTKIKDTLLPIESIDSESLSIRTEFGHVSVTGFVKNKEQEAQIMQIIEKVEGVKSVDFSVNTRS; encoded by the coding sequence ATGAAACAATATAAAACGTTTAAGTTAGCATTATTCATGTCCATGGGGCTTGCTTTTGTCAGTATGGGAGCATCAGCTGAAGTATCATGGTATAGCGAAATTAATAGTGGAACGAATAATACAGGTTACGCTATCAGCGATACGGCTATTTCTACAAAAATTAAAGATACATTATTGCCAATCGAAAGCATTGATAGTGAATCACTTTCTATTCGTACAGAATTTGGTCATGTATCTGTGACAGGCTTTGTTAAGAATAAAGAACAAGAAGCGCAAATTATGCAAATTATTGAAAAAGTAGAAGGCGTAAAAAGTGTTGATTTTTCAGTAAATACTCGTTCCTAA
- the prfC gene encoding peptide chain release factor 3, translating to MANQDFLNEINKRRTFAIISHPDAGKTTITEKVLLFGQAIQRAGTVKGRGSNQHAKSDWMEMEKQRGISITTSVMQFPYADCLVNLLDTPGHEDFSEDTYRTLTAVDCCLMVIDSSKGVEDRTRKLMEVTRLRDTPILTFMNKLDRDIRDPMEVMDEVETELKIACSPVTWPIGCGKLFKGVYHILKDETYLYQTGQGHTIQDSRVIKGLDNPELDEAIGDDLASQLRDELELVLGASHEFDHEAFLAGELTPVFFGTALGNFGVNHMLDGLVKWAPAPMPRQTDMRQVTANEETFTGFVFKIQANMDPKHRDRVAFLRVVSGMYDKGMKLHQVRIKKDVVISDALTFMAGDRSHVEHAYPGDIIGLHNHGTIQIGDTFTQGEILKFTGIPNFAPELFRRIRLRDPLKQKQLLKGLVQLSEEGAVQVFRPLANNDLIVGAVGVLQFDVVVARLKSEYNVEAIYESVNVSTARWVECDNEKKLEEFKRKNEQNLALDGGDNLTYIAPTMVNLNLTRERYPDVEFHQTREH from the coding sequence ATGGCAAACCAAGATTTTCTCAATGAAATCAATAAGCGAAGGACCTTTGCTATCATCTCCCACCCCGATGCGGGTAAAACAACCATCACTGAAAAAGTGTTGTTATTCGGACAAGCGATTCAACGTGCAGGAACCGTAAAAGGGCGTGGTTCAAATCAGCATGCAAAATCTGACTGGATGGAAATGGAAAAACAACGTGGTATTTCTATTACAACCTCAGTTATGCAATTCCCTTATGCTGATTGTCTAGTTAACTTACTTGATACCCCAGGGCATGAAGACTTCTCTGAAGATACCTATCGTACTTTAACGGCTGTTGACTGCTGTTTAATGGTGATTGACTCTTCTAAAGGGGTCGAAGATCGTACACGTAAGTTAATGGAAGTAACACGTTTACGTGATACTCCAATTTTAACTTTTATGAATAAACTCGACCGTGATATTCGTGACCCAATGGAAGTCATGGACGAAGTTGAAACTGAGCTAAAAATTGCTTGCAGTCCGGTTACTTGGCCTATCGGTTGTGGAAAACTTTTTAAAGGGGTTTACCACATTCTCAAAGATGAAACTTATCTTTATCAAACAGGTCAAGGCCACACTATCCAAGATTCTCGTGTCATTAAAGGATTAGATAATCCAGAGCTTGATGAAGCGATAGGTGATGATTTAGCAAGCCAATTACGTGACGAATTAGAGTTAGTACTAGGTGCATCTCATGAATTTGATCATGAAGCCTTTTTAGCGGGTGAATTAACACCAGTGTTCTTTGGTACAGCATTAGGTAACTTTGGTGTTAACCACATGCTTGATGGCCTTGTAAAATGGGCACCAGCACCAATGCCTCGCCAAACAGATATGCGCCAAGTTACAGCAAATGAAGAAACGTTCACCGGCTTTGTTTTTAAAATCCAAGCAAATATGGATCCTAAGCACCGCGATCGTGTAGCATTCTTACGTGTTGTATCTGGTATGTATGATAAAGGTATGAAATTACATCAAGTCCGGATCAAAAAAGATGTGGTGATTTCAGATGCATTAACCTTTATGGCAGGCGATCGTTCTCACGTTGAACATGCTTACCCTGGCGATATTATTGGTCTTCATAACCATGGTACCATTCAGATTGGTGATACTTTTACTCAAGGTGAAATTCTTAAATTCACAGGTATTCCAAACTTTGCGCCAGAGTTATTCCGTCGTATTCGTTTACGTGATCCATTAAAACAGAAGCAGTTACTTAAAGGATTGGTACAGTTATCAGAAGAAGGTGCTGTACAAGTCTTTAGACCATTGGCAAATAACGATTTAATCGTCGGTGCAGTCGGTGTACTTCAGTTTGATGTGGTTGTTGCAAGACTTAAGAGTGAATATAACGTTGAAGCGATTTATGAATCCGTTAACGTTTCAACGGCACGCTGGGTTGAGTGTGATAACGAGAAGAAACTCGAAGAGTTTAAACGTAAAAATGAACAAAACTTGGCGCTAGATGGTGGCGATAACTTAACGTATATCGCACCAACGATGGTGAACTTGAACTTAACGCGTGAGCGTTATCCTGATGTGGAGTTCCATCAAACACGCGAACACTAA